In Paenibacillus durus, the DNA window AACCGGATCACCGTTCTGCTGGAAGGGCGGCTCGTCGGCAGGTTTGCGCGCCGAATTCTGACCGAAGGCGAGCTTTCCGTGGCGGGAAGCCGGGGCGGTCTCACAGCGGAGTATGCCGCCGGCAGGTTTGCGGCCAAGGAGGCCATCGTCAAGGCATTCGGCTGCGGAATCGGGGCGGCGCTGGGATTTACGGATATTGAAATACTCCCGGGGAAGCTGGGCAGGCCGGAAGCGGCCATTTCGGACGAAGCCTGGGCGAGGCTGAATCTGCCGGAAGGATACGATTACATGATTCATCTTACGATCACGCATACCCGGGATTTGGCATCGGCCTTTGCCGTTGTTGAACAGCGGGCGCATTAGCCTATTCAGAATTTGGACAGCAAGGAGCGTAAACATGGCACAGGATGAAGAACGGCGGGACATGGAGAGGCGGGAGGACATGGTGTTCTTCAGCCGCCATTTGCTGGAGTGGTACCACGGGCAGAAGCGCGATTTGCCGTGGCGGCGCTCCCGCGACCCGTATCATATATGGGTATCGGAAATTATGCTGCAGCAGACCCGGGTGGATACGGTCATCCCGTATTTCAACCGCTTTATCGGGAAGTTTCCCACGATTGAGGCTTTGGCCGATGCGCCGGAGGAAGAGGTGCTGAAATGCTGGGAAGGACTCGGTTATTACTCCAGAGCCCGGAATTTGCAGCATGCCGCAAGGCAGGTGAAGGAATCCTACGGCGGCAAGGTCCCGGACGACCGCGAAGCGGTATTCGGGTTGAAGGGCGTAGGTCCTTATACGGCGGGGGCGATTCTCAGCATCGCTTTTAACCGGCCGGAGCCGGCGGTGGACGGGAATGTCATGCGGGTGCTGTCCCGCTTCTTTCTGATCGAAGACGATATCGCCAAGGCCAAGACCCGGGTCAAAATGGAAGTTTTGGCGAAGGAGCTTATTCCTAGCGGCGAAGCGTCCCATTTCAATCAGGCGCTGATGGAACACGGAGCGCTGGTCTGTACGCCGAAATCGCCGCGCTGCCTCGTCTGCCCGGTGATGGAACGCTGCGCCGGGCGGCTCGCGGGCCGCGAGACCTCGCTGCCCGTCAAGACCAAGGCCAAGCCGCCGCGCCCGGAAACGCGGCTCACGGCCTTGGTGGAGGGCCGCGGCGAGCACGCGGGCCGGGTGCTCATCCGGCAGCGGCCGTCCAGCGGGCTTCTGGCCCGCATGTGGGAGCTGCCGCACTGGCCGGCGCCGGAGGCTCCCGGCGCCGGCGCCGCGCGGCCGGGAGACGCGGCCGCGCTGGACCGGCTGCGCCGGTCCCTGACCGAGGCCGGGATCGCCGCCCGGCCGGAGGAGCATTTTATGGCTGCCGAGCATACGTTCAGCCATATCCATTGGACCCTGCAGGTGTACCGCTGCAGGGAGGAGGCGCTTCCGCTGCCTGTGGCGGCGGAAGCGCAGGCGCCGTACGCTGCGCAGCGTACAGCCGCAGCGGAGCCCGGCTCAGGCGCGGCGGACGAGGCGCCTGAGCTCTTCGCCGACGAGAGCGGGCAATCCGCGGAACGGGCGGAAATGCGCTGGATCGGGCGCGGGGACATGGCGCAGTACGCTTTTCCGAACATCTTTCTTAAGCTGCTGAATGCTTATTTCGATGGAAGGGATGCCGAAGCATCCGGCCGGTAGGATGCCTAGCCAGAATGTTCTGCCGCCACAGGGCGGCTTTAGTGAGATTGCCAAGGCCCGGTTCGCTGGTGCATATGCGCCGTTTCGGCAGAATGAGGGAGCAAAGTGAACGCACAAAAAAGGGATTGCCCGCGCAGGGCAATCCCTTTTTCCATATGGTTCCAATTATGCGGTACAAAGAATATAAGCCGCTGCCATTACACGGGATCGGCAAAGCTGTTCAGCGGTTTACTTCGCGCTGTCGTAGAGTTTGCCGACAACTTCCCAGTTTACAACGTTCCAGAACGCTTTGATGTAGTCAGGGCGTTTGTTTTGATATTTCAGGTAGTAGGCATGCTCCCATACGTCAAGTCCGAGCAGCGGAGTCGCGCCTTCCATCAATGGGCTGTCTTGGTTAGGCGTGCTGGTTACAACCAGTTTGCCGTCCTTGAGCGAAAGCCAAGCCCAGCCGCTGCCGAAGCGGGTTGTTGCAGCCGCAGCGAAGTCTTCCTTGAATTTCTCGAATCCGCCCAGTTCGCTGTCGATAGCGCTGGCCAATGCTCCGGTTGGAGCGCCGCCGGCATTCGGTCCAATCGTTTCCCAGAACAGGGAGTGGTTGGCGTGGCCGCCGCCGTTATTGCGTACTGCGGTGCGGATCGCTTCCGGTACGGCATCCAGATTGGAAATCAGTTCTTCAAGACCTTTGCCTTGCAGTTCGGGTGCCTTTTCCAGTGCGGCGTTGAGGTTGGTCACATATGTGTTGTGGTGTCTGTCATGATGAATCTCCATCGTTGTAGCATCGATGTGCGGTTCGAGAGCGTCATTTGGATAAGGAAGTGCCGGTAATTCAAATGCCATGGAAAAATCCCTCCTGAATTGTAATTGGAATTTGTATAGATAAAAGACTCTGCCGCTTACGTGGCGCCATAATCTTTTATGTCAATGTCAATTATAGGGCCTGCTTCCAAGCTCACATTAATATTAAACCGTATATGATACGAATGCAACACTAAACAAACTAAATAGTTTATAAAGTGAATCAGTTGCAATTCCCGACCTAAAATAGCCATAGTTTGTGTAAACCCGATGTTAACTACGTTAATTTTTCCTGAAAAAAGAAACCTATACACTAAATTTTTCCTGAAAGATGAACAATTTGCATAAAGTGCGATGTATCCGCTTACTTACAAGCGCTTACACGATAAAAGTAATGATATCGCCCGAAATATGTGCTTTAATAGAAATAAAAGCAGGCATTCCTCGTTAGTTGATGCTTTTTATGCCCTCCGGATTATAAAGGGAACTCCTTCTTTTTGTAAAATCCAAAGCTAAAGAAAAGGGAGACTGTAAAGAATGCACGTTCGTTCCTTTCAATTAAGCGACGTAAGTCCAGTGACTGAACTGCTGCAAGCCGCCTTATCTGAAGAATGTTTCGAGAACACCATCGAACCCTTGTCCAGACAGCTTTCATGGGATTCCAATCTCATTGTTGTTGCGGAGGATGAAGGGGAAATTGTCGGAGCGCTGATTGGCACGATTGAGAGAAATTATGGTTGTTATTTCCGTATTGCCGTTCATCCCAGTTATCGCCGCAGAGGAATCGGCAGAAGTCTTGTATCCGCTATGGAGAGTAGATTTCAAGCGCGCAAGGTCAACGGAATTTACGTTGTCGGCGACGAGCATAACGAGGCTGCCCTCCCGCTGTACGAAGCGATGGGTTATGGCGAGAACCAGATCTTTAAATCGGTGCGAAAGCTGAGCATCGTCGGGTGATAAAGGACAGGTTAGCCGGCATTGCGAAAGCGGAAACATTAACCATATAAGAGCAGCACCACCGGAGCCGGCAGACGGTTCCTTTTCCACTTCAGCATATCATCCCTATCGCCTGCAAACGGCCGGGAGATATGCTTTTCTATTGTCAGGGCGTTAACCGATCACAGGATCAGGGGTAAACTATGAGATTGGCTGTACACGCTGACCTGAAAGGAGGCGGAGGTAATGAACACCCCGGAATACACATCTTATGCACCCCCGTCCCCAAGGTGGGAGAGCCTGAAGAAAGAAATCAAGGAGGCGGCGCAGGCGCTAGGTATTGACGATATCGGGTTTGCGACGGCGGAGCCGTTTCTTTTTTTGAAAAATCTGCTGCAGGAGCACCGGGACAAGGGTTATGATTCCGGCTTTGAGGAGCCCGATTTGGACAAGCGGACGATTCCCGCTCTGCGGGAAGGACAGCCGAAGTCAATCATCGCCATCGCGGTGGCCTATCCGTCCAAAATGGATAATCCTCCAAAGTCCGAGCCGGGCGAGCGCAGGGGCATTCTGGCGAGATCCGCCTGGGGCCGGGATTATCATTTCGTGCTCCGCGAGGCGCTGGAACGTCTGGAAGCGTTTATCCGGCAGCGGGTGCCGGATGCGGTAATGGAGAGTATGGTGGATACCGGCGTTCTGGTGGACCGGGCGGTAGCGGAGCGGGCGGGTATCGGCTTCAGCGGCAAAAACTGCTCGGTCATTTCTCCGAAATGGGGCTCGTGGATTTACCTCGGCGAGATGGTCACGAATATTCCCTTTCCGCCCGACACGCCTGTAACTGAAGGCTGCGGCACATGCACGAAATGCATCGACGCCTGCCCTACGGGGGCGCTTGTCGGGCCCGGAGAGCTTAACGCCCAGGCTTGTATCTCTTACCTGACGCAGACCAAAGGCTTTTTGGACGAGACGTACATGGCCAAAATCGGCAATCGCCTGTACGGCTGCGATACTTGCCAGATTGTCTGCCCCCACAACCGGGGAAAGAACTGGGACCACCGTCAAGAGCTGCTGCCCGATCCCGAGCAGGCAAAACCGCTGCTGCTGCCGATTCTTGACCTTAGCAACCGCGAGTTCAAGGAGAAATTCGGGAGCAGCGCCGCCGCCTGGAGAGGGAAAAAGCCCATCCAGCGCAACGCCGTCATCGCGCTCGGCAATTTCAAAGACGCGGCTGCCGTGCCGAAGCTGACCGAAGTGCTGCTCAAGGACCCGCGTCCCGAGCTGCGCGGCGCGGCTGCCTGGGCGCTTGGCGCCATCGGCGGCGAAGCGGCGCTTGCGGCTGTGGAGCTTGCGCTTGAAAGTGAGCAGGACGAGGAAGTCACCCGACGTTTGCGCCGGGCTAAGGCCAGGCTGGCAGACCCTAAGGAGTCATAAGAATGAAGAGGGCAGACAGTTTGGGATTTCCAATTGCTGTCCAGTTCTTGAAATGCTATGATAGATGCGCGTGCGTTAAGCTGCGCGCCATATTACAACTCAGAGGTGGGTTTTTGGATGAATATTGCACTTCCTATTATTACGCTGGTTGTGGGGCTGCTCGGCGGCTTTTTTATCGGTGTATATTATCTGCGCAGGCAAATGACCAACATGCAGAATGATCCGGAGATGCTGCAAAAGGTTGCCAAGCAGATGGGATATAATTTGAACAGTAAGCAAATGCAGCGCGCCCAGCAAATGATGAAGAACCAGAACATGCCGGGACGTGGTCCGTCCGGCGGAAATAAAGGACCCAAAAGAAAGAGCAAGTAACCGGACCGGGCTTCCGCTTGTTAGCGGGGACGGTCTGAAGGAGGAAGTTTCATGGGCGGAGTCAAAGATTATGTGAACGGCAGCGTGTCGGCCAACCGTGAGAAGATAGAGTATCATGTTCAGAAAATATTGGAGCTGATCGGCGAGGATACCGGAAGGGAAGGGCTGCTGGAGACGCCTGCCCGGGTAACGCGGATGTACGAGGAGATTTTCGCCGGATATTCCGTCGACCCTAGAGAAGTTCTTGGTGTTACCTTCGATGAGTCCCATGAAGAGCTCGTTATTGTCAAGGACATCGTCTATTACAGCCAGTGCGAACACCATATGGCTCCTTTCTTCGGCAAGGTGCATATCGGGTACATTCCAAGCGGACGCATTGCGGGGCTAAGCAAGCTGGCGCGGCTGGTGGAAGCCGTGACGCGCCGCCTGCAGGTGCAGGAGCGCATCACCTCGCAAATCGCCGATATCATGACCGAAGTGCTGGATCCGAATGGTGTAATGGTGGTTGTTGAAGGAGAGCATCTGTGCATGTGCGCCCGGGGCGTCAAGAAGCCTGGCAGCAAGACGGTTACCTCGGCTGTTAGGGGGATCTTCCGTGAGAACCCGGCCACCCGGGCGGAATTTCTGTCATTAATCAAGGAATAACGGTTCCTGGACCAACCGGCCCCCTGAAGCTATTCAGGGGGCCGGTTTATTTAAGTATCGGGGTCCCCGCAAAGTACTTGGAATAAGCTTCGAAGTTAAGGCTTCAATTTGTGGGGGATTTCTAGAAAGGTTTCCAGGTGAGCTTGGTTGCTTGAGCATATCTCTCGGATACATAAGGCCAGTTGACGACTTTCCACCAGTCCTGGATATAATCACCGCGCTTGTTCTGGTGCTTCAAATAGTAGGCATGCTCCCACACATCGAGAGCAAGGAGCGGGACAACATCCCATTGGGACAGGTTCTGATGCTTCTCCGCCGTCAGGATTTCCAGCCTATGGCTGCGCGGGCTCCAGACGAGTATGGCCCAGCCGCCGCCCTCCACTTTCTCGGCGGCTTCGCTGAACTGCTTCTTGAAGGCGTTGTAGCTTCCGAAGTCCCGCTCTATGGCCGCCAGGAGAGCTCCCGTAGGGCGTCCGCCGCCACTCGGGGACATTTCGTCCCAGAATATCGTGTGCAGATAATGGCCGGCGCCGTTAAAGGCTAGCTCCCGTTCCCAGTGCTTGACCAGATCGAAATCTCCGCTCTTTCGGGCGTCCGCCAGCTTTTTCTCCGCTTTGTTCAAGCCGTCCACATAGCTCTTGTGATGTATGTCGTGATGAATCCGCATCGTCTTCTCATCGATGTACGGTTCAAGAGCGTTGTAGGGATACGGCAGCGGCGGGAGCTTATGCCCTCCAATCGGTACGGGAGCCAGATCCCGGTGGGCGGGGGGAGGCGCTAGTTCTTGATCGCCCGTATCAGAGGGGGGGAACTCAGGGGACGCTCCTTCAGCAAGTCTTGCGGAAGCATCCCTGGCAGTCCCGAAGAGCGCGCCGGAATACCCCGGCCGGTTAAGAACACCGAGGAAATATTCCGTCTCGCGGATAACATGGGGCAGGAAGGCTTCCTCCGCATCTCCTCTGAGAGCGGGGTTCTGCTCATGAATGGCATTGAGCTGGCGGATAAATTCCCGGGATTGCTCGCAAGCAGCTGCCGCCAGACGGTCAACCTCGGCCAGATCCGCGCCGCTCGGCACAGCTGTGGATGGCGGTGTCTCAAGCAGGCTCCGGGCAGCATTCCCGGTCGCAGCGAAGACGGCGGCCCAATCATCCATCAGCTTCACATAAGGCGCTTCCAGTTCAGGAAAGGCGAATTTGATAAGCGTTGTATTCTCTTTCTCCTGATTTTTCCAAAACCTGACTTCCTCCAATATTCGTACTGATGATGGTGGCCCATATGGATACAGCATGGCGTACAACCCTCCCGTAATATGTCTTTCTCTATAGGGTATGAGCGGAGAGGGTTGTACTATGTGAGGTGTTAGTTGATCTGCCGTTTCTTCTCAGCGGCTTTCGCCAGCGGAACATTGCTTAGGAAAGCGGAAACCCGGCGCAGGTATTCGCGGGGGTGCTCGCGGAACAGCAGCTCATGATGGGCGCCTTCCACAATCCAGGAGCCGGAATACGGATTGGTTTGATTGGCGGCCAGCTTCTCGGCGATCGGATAAGGCGCTTTGTCATCCTGCGTTCCATGCATAAACAGAATCGGATAAGGATAATCTTCGGCCTGCACTTTGGCATAAGGAATCTGATTCAGGCCTGTGCCGTTCAGAACCGGAAAGAGCATTTCCATAATCTCAAGGGAAGGATGGCGCGGAAGATCAATGTTCTGCCGGATGTTGTGGTACAGCGTGTCCGGCTCCAGCAGGAAGGTGCTGTCGAGAATTATCGCATCCACATCTTTGGTAACGAGCCCTGTCTGCAGAGCGGTGCCCGCGCCCATGGAGAAGCCCCACACAACGATCTCCTTCGCTCCGCGCTGCTTGGCAAGCTGGATGGCTCCGAGCAGCTCGCGGGACTCTTTTTTGCCGCCTGTCGCAACGTCTTTGTTGTTGTGGGAAGCGAAGCCGTAATCGAACATTATGACATTAAAATTCAGGCGGTGCGCAAAATGGGCGAGATCGTACATCGGAACCCAGGATTCCTCGCGGTTGGCGCCATAGCCGTGGCTGAACACGATCGTCTTGGCCGAGTTCTTGGAGGGAATGTACCAGCCCTGGATATTGCGGCTCCCGTCGCTCGCCGGAAAGGTCACATCCTCGTATTTCAGACCTTTGGACAATGCCGGATTGGAGAACAGCGGGGCGACCGTCGGATTGGACAGCACCCAGGTAATATAAGCATGCAGCGAGATAAAGCAGAACACGAGAAAAAAGAAAACGGACAGCAGCAGCGCCACAATAACATGCTTTATGCGAATCTTCCACAGCGATAGCTGCGTCGTCGTACCAGGATGACGGTCTTGCGGCCTTGGGGAGACCGTCGTGCCGGCGCGTGGATGTGTAAGATCCATGTGGTCCCCTCCTCAAAGTTTTGTGAGTCATTTTGGATAAGTGAATTCGTTTGCACTTGTAATCTATCGTATGGTGATGTTACCGCAAAGTCAACGAATCAGGTCCTTTTGTAATGTAACTGTAAAGTACCGCCCAGCTCTGCCTGACGGGGTGAATCTGCTGGACTTTTCACAGACTTTTGCTAAGATATAAATGACTGAAAATATTGTAACCGTGTTTCATTTGGTGAAACATGAAAGGAAGAGACCCGTGGATGACGACCGTAAACTGACGGTGCGCGCCGTGGAGCGTGCGCTCGATATTCTGTTGTGCTTTACAAGAGACAGTGATCTAAGCCTGACTGAGATTGCCGCGGGCATTGGCCTGCACAAGAGCACGGTGCATCGGCTGCTGACTACGCTTGAGGATAGAAGATTCATCACCCGCAACCCGGCTACGGAAAAATACAGGCTAGGCATTCGAGTCTGGGAGTTATCGACCCATCTGCCGGTCTCGGAGAACCCGGGCACGCTGCTGCTGCCGGCAATGGAGCGGCTGCGCGACCGGCTCGGGGAGACGGTCAGCCTGTACCTCCGGGATGGACTGGAGCGGGTGCGGATTCAGGCGGTGCAGAGCAACCAGGCCATCCGGCGCGTGGCGCAGATCGGCGCAAGGCTGCCGCTGTCGGTCGGAGCTTCCAGTAAGGTGCTGGCGGCCTACGCTCCTCCAGAGGTCCAAAAGGAACTGCTGAAAGGGGAGGACTGGCCGCAGGCGATTGACCGCCAGCGGTACGCGGATCAATTGGGAGAAGTGCTGCGTGCCGGCTATGCGACCAGCTTTGAGGAACGCGAGCCAGGCGCGGCTGCTGTCGCCGTACCCGTCATCGGGCGAAGCGGCGAGGTGGCCGCAGCCCTGTCGCTGTCCGGGCCGGTCAGCAGGCTGTCCCGCGAGACGCTGGTTGAATACGCGGATGTGCTGAAGGAAGCGGCAGTGGAAATGGGACTTATGGTAAGCTGATTCATCTAATATAAAAGCCGGCGGCAGTCATGGACGTGAATGTAAAGTCCTGGAATGCCGCCGGCTTTTTTAAAATCTAGCAAGTTCTTATCAGCTATATTCTCACATATGCAGCGTTATATAGTGCATTTGCGTCGTATTATCAAATCATTAATGTGGATAAGGGAATCAAGAGCAAGGTGCTGGAAGGAGTTTTTGCCGACAAGGGCGATCACTCGGGGTGGCGGACGGATCTCATTAATAATCAGTTATTTGTAGGAGACTTGGCGGAGCATACCTGGTCATTGTATTCGGCAAATGGAGCGGCGATTGTAACGAAACAAGCCTGGCCGGGCAATAGCGATTCCAAGTTTGCAGGTTATAACGCGGCGGCGGGGATAAGCTACTTTTTGGAATATCACTCAGGCAAAGCCTCAATTGCTGCTTATCCGGTTCATTAATATATGTCACTTAAAAAAGAAAGGCGTGGGTCCGAACATCGGAATCCCGCGCCTTTTTGTGTGCGATGCTTTATCTTGGCCCTTGACATCAAGCAGCGGAGGATTCCGGCCGTGACAGATCAATTCAACAGGAGAGGTGTGCAGCTTGTCTATTCCAAGGAGAAAATGTCTTTTTTTAAAGAAGCGGCTAGACAGAAAAATGTCGAACTGCTATAATGAAATCAAGTTATTCCTACAATATTGCTCGGAATAGTTGGACATGATGTTGTTGTGTAAAAACTGGCGAAAGTGCCAGCAGGTTAGGGGACTTCACATTGGCAAATAACCAATACGGGATTATTGATTCTATCGGCAATACACCGCTTATACGTCTTGTGAATGTGACGAAGGATTTGGGGCGAACCGACGTGAGCGTGTATGTGAAGGCCGAGCAGCTTAATCCGAGCGGTTCGGTCAAGGATCGCGCCGCAAAGGCCATGATTTTGCAGGGAATCCAGTCGGGGCAGTTGACCAAGGAGAAATCCATCATCGACGGGACGAGCGGCAATACCGGCATTGCCTACGCAATGATCGGCGCGGCTCTAGGGTACAAAGTGACCCTTTGCCTTCCGGGTAACGCGAATATCGAACGCAAGCGGATTCTACGGGCTTATCATGCGGAAATTATCGAGACAGACCCGCTGCAAAGCTCGGATGGCGCGCAGCTTGAAGCCAAGCGGATAGCGGAGCTTGAGGCCGACCGGTATTTTTATCCCGATCAATACAACAATGATGCGAACTGGAAAGCGCACTACAAGACGACCGCACCGGAAATCTGGGAACAGACAGATCATAAGGTCACTCATTATATCGCCGGCATGGGTACGTCGGGAACCTTTATCGGAACCTCCAGAAGATTGAAGGAATTGAATCCCGCGATCCAAACCGTTGCGATGCAGCCGGATTCGCCTCTGCACGGCTTGGAGGGGATGAAGCATCTGGCAACGACGCTTAAGCCGGGGATTTACGACCAGACGGTAGCCGACGGGCTGATTGAGGTTGAAACTGAGGAAGCGTACGCCATGACGCGCAGGCTGGCGCGGGAAGAAGGGCTGCTGGTCGGAATCAGCTCCGGGGCCAATGTGCATGCCGCGCTGAAGCTGGCTGCGACCGTCCCTCCCGGATCTGTCGTCGTTACCATTTTATGCGACAGCGGGCTTCGGTATTTAAGCGACGAGCTGTGGACAAGGGGAGATGCCACATGATCCATCTGAAGCAGGAGCATATTGACCAAATCAATAAACACGCCGAGGAGGATTACCCGCATGAATGCTGTGGGATTGTGTTCGGGAGATTGGGCGAGGACCAGTCGAAGGCAGTGAGCGAACTGCTTCCGATTTCCAACTCGCGGGAAGAGCAGGCCAGGCATAACCGCTTCCTGATCACCTCGGAGGATATTATGAGAAGCGAGCTGTACGCCCGAAAGCATAAGCTGGATGTTCTCGGCTTCTATCATTCTCATCCCGATCATCCCGCGCGTCCTTCCGCGTTCGACTTGGAGCATGCCTGGCCGACCTACTCCTATCTGATTGTCGCGGTTGCACAAAGGCGGGCGGGAGAATTGACTTCCTGGGAGCTGAACAGTGACCGTTCCGCGTTCCATTCTGAAACCATTAATAGGGAGGATTAGCCGTATGACAGTAAGTTTACTTATTCCTACCGCCCTGCGCTCTTTTACGGACGGTTTGTCGGAAGTTGGTGTGGAAGCGGCCACGGTTGAAGAGGCATTGGCTGCTCTAACCGAACAATTTGTCGATCTTCGGAGGCATTTGTTTAATGATCAGGGCCAGCTGCGCAGCTATGTGAACATCTATGTGAATGAAGAGGATATCCGGCAAAAGAACGGCCTGCAGACGGTCTTGTCGGATGGAGACGACGTAATGCTTGTGCCTTCCATTGCCGGCGGCTCGCCGACTGAAACGGAAGGAGCCCAGAGCCCGGACCTTAACGGGCTTCCCGAACTGACCAAAGACGAAATTACCCGGTACAGCCGACACCTTATTTTGCCGGAGGTCGGCGTGGAAGGGCAGCGCATCCTCAAAAAGAGCCGGGTTCTGCTGATCGGAACCGGAGGACTTGGCGCGCCGATCGCTATGTATTTGGCCGCTGCCGGTGTCGGGACGCTCGGCATTGTCGATTTTGACTTCGTGGATGAGACGAATTTGCAGCGCCAGATCATTCACGGCACGCGCGATATCGGCAGACCGAAGATCGCGTCCGCAAAGGACCGGATCAAGAGCATTAACCCGAAAGTAAACGTCATTGCCATCGAACAGAGACTGACTAGTCAGAACGCCCTCGACATTATCAAGGATTACGATGTGGTCGTGGATGGCACGGATAATTTCCCGACACGATATTTAGTCAATGACGCCTGCGTTTTATTGGGCAAGCCGAACGTGTACGGCTCCGTATTCCGGTTTGAGGGGCAGGTCAGCGTGTTCTATGCGCAGGAAGGGGCCTGTTACCGCTGTCTGTATCCGGAGCCGCCTCCAGCCGGACTTGTCCCCACTTGCTCGGAAGGCGGGATACTCGGCGTTCTTCCCGGTATCATCGGCTGCATTCAGGCGAATGAAACGATCAAACTGCTCCTTGGCAAAGGTGAACCTCTAGTCAATCGGCTGCTGCTGTTCGATGCGTTGAAGATGAAGTTTCGGGAGCTTAAGCTCAGCAAGGACACGAACTGCCCCATTTGCGGAACACATCCTACAATTACATCCCCTATTGACTATGAAGAATTTTGCGGTTTGAAGAAGCCTGATGAAGAAGAGCCAATCGAGGTGATTACGGCTGCCGAGCTGAAAAGACGCTTTGATAACGGGGAAGAGGTGCAAATCCTTGATATCCGGGAGCCTCATGAGCTTGCGATTGGGAAGCTGCCCGGAACAAAAGCCATTCCTTTCGGCCAGATCGTTCGCCGCAAAGCGGAGCTTGATCCAGGGCGCGATACGGTTGTCATATGCAAAATCGGGCAGCGCAGCGTAATGGCGATTCGTACTTTACGGGATTCCGGTTATACCGGCAAACTGCTGAATTTAAAAGACGGCATGAACGCATGGGCTCAGGAAATAGATCCCCGGATTGCGCAGTACTGATGCATGTCTGACTTATAAACCTCATTATAGTAGGCCCATTGCCGAACCGCTACCGCATGATGCACGCGAGCATGGAAGGTCACCGGACCGGGTGGTTTGGCGCGGACTTTGCCGCATCGCTTATGAAGATAAGTACATATCGTTCCGGCGATGGGCCTTATTATATATTTTTCACCATTATATTACTTAAGGGGGATTTACTATGGCCGAACAAGACAATGGCAATCTGGCCGTACCGGCGCTCGGTTCGTCGGCAGCTTATCAACTGGCAAATGTTACTAAATCTGCACCGCAATTCGATTCACTTACACCGCGCTGGATCACAAGGCTGTTCGAATGGAAGGGACTTGAAACCGGGATTTACCGGCTTAACAAAGTACAGGAAGGCGATACGCCGCTTGATATTTTGTGCAGCACCGGCGATACGTCGAATATTACCGAAGGCTTTGTCGATTATAGTACAAGCCCGCGCGAATACGTGCTGAACTCCATTTCGACGATTATCAACGTCAATACTCGCGTATCGGACA includes these proteins:
- a CDS encoding Mov34/MPN/PAD-1 family protein, translating into MIHLKQEHIDQINKHAEEDYPHECCGIVFGRLGEDQSKAVSELLPISNSREEQARHNRFLITSEDIMRSELYARKHKLDVLGFYHSHPDHPARPSAFDLEHAWPTYSYLIVAVAQRRAGELTSWELNSDRSAFHSETINRED
- a CDS encoding IclR family transcriptional regulator, which encodes MDDDRKLTVRAVERALDILLCFTRDSDLSLTEIAAGIGLHKSTVHRLLTTLEDRRFITRNPATEKYRLGIRVWELSTHLPVSENPGTLLLPAMERLRDRLGETVSLYLRDGLERVRIQAVQSNQAIRRVAQIGARLPLSVGASSKVLAAYAPPEVQKELLKGEDWPQAIDRQRYADQLGEVLRAGYATSFEEREPGAAAVAVPVIGRSGEVAAALSLSGPVSRLSRETLVEYADVLKEAAVEMGLMVS
- the moeB gene encoding molybdopterin-synthase adenylyltransferase MoeB, which translates into the protein MTVSLLIPTALRSFTDGLSEVGVEAATVEEALAALTEQFVDLRRHLFNDQGQLRSYVNIYVNEEDIRQKNGLQTVLSDGDDVMLVPSIAGGSPTETEGAQSPDLNGLPELTKDEITRYSRHLILPEVGVEGQRILKKSRVLLIGTGGLGAPIAMYLAAAGVGTLGIVDFDFVDETNLQRQIIHGTRDIGRPKIASAKDRIKSINPKVNVIAIEQRLTSQNALDIIKDYDVVVDGTDNFPTRYLVNDACVLLGKPNVYGSVFRFEGQVSVFYAQEGACYRCLYPEPPPAGLVPTCSEGGILGVLPGIIGCIQANETIKLLLGKGEPLVNRLLLFDALKMKFRELKLSKDTNCPICGTHPTITSPIDYEEFCGLKKPDEEEPIEVITAAELKRRFDNGEEVQILDIREPHELAIGKLPGTKAIPFGQIVRRKAELDPGRDTVVICKIGQRSVMAIRTLRDSGYTGKLLNLKDGMNAWAQEIDPRIAQY
- a CDS encoding PLP-dependent cysteine synthase family protein; its protein translation is MANNQYGIIDSIGNTPLIRLVNVTKDLGRTDVSVYVKAEQLNPSGSVKDRAAKAMILQGIQSGQLTKEKSIIDGTSGNTGIAYAMIGAALGYKVTLCLPGNANIERKRILRAYHAEIIETDPLQSSDGAQLEAKRIAELEADRYFYPDQYNNDANWKAHYKTTAPEIWEQTDHKVTHYIAGMGTSGTFIGTSRRLKELNPAIQTVAMQPDSPLHGLEGMKHLATTLKPGIYDQTVADGLIEVETEEAYAMTRRLAREEGLLVGISSGANVHAALKLAATVPPGSVVVTILCDSGLRYLSDELWTRGDAT
- a CDS encoding alpha/beta hydrolase, with the translated sequence MDLTHPRAGTTVSPRPQDRHPGTTTQLSLWKIRIKHVIVALLLSVFFFLVFCFISLHAYITWVLSNPTVAPLFSNPALSKGLKYEDVTFPASDGSRNIQGWYIPSKNSAKTIVFSHGYGANREESWVPMYDLAHFAHRLNFNVIMFDYGFASHNNKDVATGGKKESRELLGAIQLAKQRGAKEIVVWGFSMGAGTALQTGLVTKDVDAIILDSTFLLEPDTLYHNIRQNIDLPRHPSLEIMEMLFPVLNGTGLNQIPYAKVQAEDYPYPILFMHGTQDDKAPYPIAEKLAANQTNPYSGSWIVEGAHHELLFREHPREYLRRVSAFLSNVPLAKAAEKKRQIN